The following are encoded together in the Manduca sexta isolate Smith_Timp_Sample1 chromosome 22, JHU_Msex_v1.0, whole genome shotgun sequence genome:
- the LOC115451716 gene encoding eukaryotic translation initiation factor 4 gamma 2, with translation MYAQLCKRLSEEAPNFEPPGQPCTFKLLLLNKCRTEFENRAQAFAAFEDKVLTPDEEEKRHLAKCKMLGNIKFIGELGKLEILAESILHRCIQNLLARRAAAEHHEDLECLAQLVRTCGRVLDSERGRGLMDQYFARIDTLSHSRELAPRIRFMLRDVVELRRGGWVPRAAVTGEGPVPMAQLREDDAPPARREPLFRRARPLDEMLAGLHLAPVAADALVPPPDKLFGNGLFRGRSAPGTYARQPPLHYSKPPPPAGKEPRAPKARVPPTTALADVQMRPAANSLMFTNRISKPQPQLPLAPVQQNVLSPSFASTPPLMKEPAITIKSAPDKKDKPRKDKGVNKEEACKLAIEAVEAVAAECGAEGGGPEHVPTAAPLKRLQELHLPDKVLRRAIAAVLEHALAGGSEWAACCVVRCVKRTPQAEALRSLVLAAHPHARLPALLAHAAAQRLVALAELGAWCEGGAHHPLLLEVLQQLRALLGLDRLRELYDESKINLCAYVSGAVSGAVVEAGGEAGAEAEGAALEALEARGLGALVPQLRVQAQLARQLAAEPAPQPLYRWIKANVEPAVRQTAAFVSTLVALVAAHVTAAAGSAAPAPDKAALEREKALVETYAPLLTALLETRADLQLAAVYAVQVHAHRHRYPKGLLLRWFMYLYNLEVCEEDAFLRWREDVTDAYPGKGEALFQVNTWLTWLQQQESEDEEAED, from the exons TTCAAGCTCTTACTACTCAACAAATGCCGCACCGAATTCGAAAACCGCGCTCAG GCTTTCGCCGCGTTCGAAGACAAAGTTCTCACTCCAGATGAAGAAGAGAAGCGGCACCTCGCCAAGTGCAAAATGCTGGGAAACATCAAGTTCATCGGCGAGCTGGGCAAGCTCGAGATCCTGGCGGAGTCTATCCTGCACCGCTGCATCCAGAACCTGCtggcgcggcgcgcggccgcCGAGCACCACGAGGACCTGGAGTGTCTCGCGCAGCTCGTGCGCACCTGCGGCCGCGTGCTCGACTCGGAGCGCGGCCGCGGCCTCATGGACCAATACTTCGCACGCATCGACACGTTGTCGCACTCGCGCGAGCTGGCGCCGCGCATCCGGTTCATGCTGCGCGACGTGGTGGAGCTGCGGCGCGGCGGGTGGGTGCCGCGCGCCGCCGTCACCGGCGAGGGCCCCGTGCCCATGGCGCAGCTGCGCGAGGACGACGCGCCGCCCGCCCGCCGCGAGCCGCTGTTCCGCCGCGCGCGGCCGCTCGACGAGATGCTCGCCGGGCTGCACCTGGCGCCGGTGGCGGCGGATGCGCTGGTGCCGCCGCCCGACAAGCTGTTCGGGAACGGGCTGTTCCGCGGCCGCTCGGCGCCGGGCACGTACGCGCGCCAGCCGCCGCTGCACTACTCCaagccgccgccgcccgccggcaAGGAGCCGCGCGCGCCCAAGGCCCGCGTGCCGCCCACCACCGCGCTCGCCGACGTGCAGATGCGCCCCGCCGCCAACTCGCTCATGTTCACCAACCGCATCTCCAAACCGCAGCCTCAGCTGCCGCTGGCGCCCGTCCAGCAGA ACGTGCTATCACCCTCGTTTGCGAGTACGCCACCGCTGATGAAAGAACCGGCGATAACTATCAAATCGGCTCCGGACAAAAAAGACAAACCGAGAAAGGATAAG GGCGTGAACAAGGAGGAGGCGTGCAAGCTGGCCATCGAAGCAGTGGAGGCGGTGGCGGCAGAGTGCGGCGCGGAGGGCGGCGGGCCGGAGCACGTGCCGACGGCGGCGCCGCTGAAGCGACTGCAGGAGCTGCACCTGCCCGACAAGGTGCTGCGGCGCGCCATCGCCGCGGTGCTGGAGCACGCGCTGGCGGGCGGCTCGGAGTGGGCGGCGTGCTGCGTGGTGCGGTGCGTGAAGCGCACGCCACAGGCGGAGGCGCTGCGCTCGCTCGTGCTGGCGGCGCACCCGCACGCGCGGCTGCCGGCGCTGCTGGCGCACGCGGCGGCGCAGCGGCTCGTGGCGCTGGCGGAGCTGGGCGCGTGGTGCGAGGGCGGCGCGCACCACCCGCTGCTGCTCGAGGTGCTGCAGCAGCTGCGCGCGCTGCTCGGCCTCGACCGCCTGCGCGAGCTCTACGACGAGAGCAAG ATCAACCTGTGCGCGTACGTGTCGGGCGCGGTGTCGGGCGCGGTGGTGGAGGCGGGCGGCGAGGCGGGCGCGGAGGCGGAGGGCGCGGCGCTGGAGGCGCTGGAGGCGCGCGGGCTGGGCGCGCTCGTGCCGCAGCTCCGCGTGCAGGCGCAGCTCGCGCGCCAGCTGGCCGCCGAGCCCGCGCCGCAGCCGCTCTACCGCTGGATCAAGGCAAACGTGGAGCCGGCCGTGCGCCAGACCGCCGCCTTCGTGTCCACGCTCGTGGCGCTGGTGGCGGCGCACGTGACGGCCGCGGCCGGCTCGGCGGCGCCGGCGCCCGACAAGGCGGCGCTGGAGCGCGAGAAGGCGCTGGTGGAGACGTACGCGCCGCTGCTCACGGCGCTGCTGGAGACGCGCGCCGACCTGCAGCTGGCCGCCGTGTACGCCGTGCAGGTGCACGCGCACCGACACCGCTACCCCAAGGGGCTGCTGCTGCGCTGGTTCATGTACCTCTACAACCTGGAGGTGTGCGAGGAGGACGCCTTCCTGCGTTGGCGCGAGGACGTCACCGACGCGTACCCCGGCAAGGGAGAGGCACTCTTTCAG GTGAACACGTGGCTGACGTGGCTGCAGCAGCAGGAGTCGGAGGACGAGGAGGCGGAGGACTAG